The genome window CCGAAAAATTTACTTTGGGCCGGGGTAAAAGACAGGGGTAACCCCCTTTCCCTCCTTCTGTTTGCCCTGGCTATTGAGCCGCTGGCAGAGAATATCTAAAAGGAGAGGAGTATTAACAGACTTGAAATTCAACCACCAAAAATATTTTGGTGGTTGAGCTTTTGCCCACCGAGCTCCACTGATTTGGAATAAACTACGACTGCATATTCGGGAGGCAATCTCTGTTGAGACTCTTAAATCTAGcttgaaaacacatcttttctCTGTATACCGTGGCCTCTCCTGATTTCATCGGCTGGGAAGTCAAATCACTCATTGACAAGTAGTCACCCCAACCCTGTTTCAGTTATGTGATCTCTATTTGTTAAATTCCTAACCTCAACCTTGTTGTTATATTAACATTgttatctgtgtatgtgtgtgtgtgagtctgtgtgtgtatgtgtatgtgtactttCACATGTAAAGTCCTgtggtttttgttgttgtttttattaacttGTAAAGTGTACAGAGACTCTTTGGGTGATGTGCACTATAAATAAATTGAGTTGAAGTTGAAGTACAAGTTAGAAGAAAAGAATATAAATTGAGTTTGTTTGCCGATGATCTTTTGTTGTATCTAACTGATGTTGAGACATCTATCCCTAGAGTGCTGGAAATGTTGTCTAGATATTCTGAAACTTTGGGTTATAAACTGAATTTGGAGAAAAAAGAACTTGAATGTCGATAAATTTCAAGAACAATGATTTCACAGAGTATGATCTCACAAATTGCAGGCACCCAAATGAGGTACACAAAGTTGTAAATATTTAGGTTGCCAAAGTAGCTtgaaaaaaactataaaagatAACTATTTATCACTAGAAAGCAAACTGAAACAAGTCAACAGTGGGTTACCCTGCTTATGAAAATTCTTGGTAGGATAAATCTTATTAGAATAGTGTGGTTGCCGAAATGTTTATCTTCTCAGTGTTACCCATTATCCCTccccaaaaatattttaaaatggtaTCCTAACAAATTTTATATAGAGTGATAAAACCTCTAGATTGTAGAGAAGATAGAAGAGAAGGAGGGCTGAGCTTACCTGATTTAGAATTATATTATTTATCCTcccaaacattttatttatatttaaaaattctGAAGATCAAAATTGGATAAATATACAGAATTCTCAATTCAGTCCAGGGACCTTATTTTGGAGTATGTTATctagaagagaaaaagaaaatgttagtAATGTTATTATTAGAGATAtattaaagagctcatagtaccccattatcccactagaacactgtgctcccagaatgcaggcttacttttGGTTCCTCGAGTCTCCAAAAggagaatgggaggcagagccttcagctatcaggtgCCTCTCCTGTGgcaccatcttccagattcggtccggggggCAGGCACTCTCTCTAAGTTTAAGAGTAGGCTGAACTTTCCTTTTtcataaagcttatagttagggccggccGGGGTttgccttggatcagcccttagttatgctgctataggcctagactgctgggggacttcccatgatgcacagagctcctctcttctcctccacctctctaTCTGTATGCGTTCATGCCCCATtactgcatgttactaacttggcttcttcccggagtttttgtgctttcttgtctcaCAGGAAAAGTCCAAGTTGTGGGCCATGGCTGTGGTGGCGTGGTCCTTCtcctgctgttattgttattattattactagtcatatctcttttattattgtcattgttattgttgttattatgcttctctgccCCACcccccttccttcctcctctctcaacccaaccggtcaaggcagatggccgcccacctagagctcagttctgcttgaggtttcttcccgttaaaggggagtttttccttgccgctgtcaccaagtgcttgctcatgggggaattgttgggtctctgtaaattaaagagtatggtctaaaaagcaaaacaatttttgttgccttttttgtattaatctcatCCTTCTGTGCCTCTATCATTTTAAACTCTCCAAGTGTCAGTTCCTTGTGCCATTTTTcgctttccttttcttttcttctccatttcttttttgtctgatgCATCCCATACTTCAAAACCTCATAACGAGTAAGCTTTAACAGCTGtgctctttaatgttgctatggttacaggcTGGGTAAAGGATGAATTTAGAACGGTGATTAAACTCGAGCCCAACTACGAGTGCAGTACATGGTTTTAATGCACAcctgctggccaatcagagtACTCAGACAGACTATGGTATAATGAGtaataacaaagaaaaagacacaaggtagagagaataataaataaaggtaataataatatgaaatatatataatatgaaacTGGAAGATGCAGGCAATTTGAGTCTTGTGGGGCTCTAAATTTACCAAGCACGGGGAttgttttttctaatatttctttacttttacatCAGTGAGTTAtgaatgagttttttttttccagtgtggCATTGATTCTTCCACAGAAAAGAATTCTTTTTCTATCACTGCAAACATAATAGAAATAGCTCTGTGGCTTCAGAGCTCTTACAAATTAAATCAGCAACCAGAAACCTGAAATTATTTCTGAATTTAAGACCAACAACTGCagaaaaagtcatttaattCTAACTCTTCTGCTCTTTCTTTAGGCAGGTGCATATAGAAAACAATGGATTCCACCGCAGTTTGGCTCTTCACATTTTCCACACTGAGGGGCgtgaggaggaggtgtgagGACTCCAGACTTCTGAGGAAATAGAAATGATGACGCTCACAGCCATTTGCTTCCCTGTCCTGCGCAGGCCGACCTCTTGGGTAACTGTGCTGCCCATCCCCCCTCACAGTGTTAACTGCCTGTCCCCAGCAGGATGAGCTGGTTGTAAACCACACCAGgtctattaattaattaatgtaccCTAACTGCAGGGCTGGCTCCATCCATTGTGGTGGGGCAGTTTTGAGCTGCATGCAGTGGTGACCGCTGGTGTGTTTTTGGGCTCCTGCAGTGTTGTGGGAAAGGAGGCAAGAGACAAAggagaagagctgcagacaactgTGGATGGGAGGAAACTGTCAGCACCATAGTCACCATTAATCACCCAGGGCCATTGTGGTCCTGTCCTGTAAACGGCGCCagtgcaggcaggcaggcaggcagacagagagaaagagggagagaggaagaggaagagggagagaggggggaaggGTGGCTGCAGGGGGAAAGAAGGGGAGAGAATGGTTGGGGATCAGCCTATATGTCCACCTCAGCTCCTTCTGCGGGGCTGGGGAGCAGTGCTGCTGTCTCAGTGTTTGTCCTCCGTGTTCTCCCAGATCCCGGATCCTGAGGTAAGAGAGCCTGATACATCACCATGTCCTCCACAGGTTCCTCTGAGGAATAACCTGAGGATTATTCTGTGATGGGGGGCAGGTGTTCCGTTGTTTTATGTAATTCATGTTTAGTGTTAGGTTGCCAGACTTGTTTGTTGCCTTATATGACGAGGAGTGAGTGAAGGTTAAAACCTGATACATTATATTGTGTTCCATGGAAAAGCCAAACCACACGCGTACTATAGGTGCAAACAGAGGGATGAATATAATATGTCCTGGCATGAAGTTGTTTTTGCTATGAGGCTGAGGTGTAGATGGTTACATTTTTCAGGATAGGACTACTACAGTAATCTGACAAAAATACCAACTGAAATCCATTATGTTTACTGAAATACATGGTGATAAAATGACTATGCTACTGAGAAACAGACAATTCACTCATGGCACATGATTGAGAGGACATACTAGTGACATCACTGAGTaaaaatttctaaaattaatATTGGTTGTGGTTGTATTCATTGAAATGTTAGAATCAAAACTGTAGAAACGAATTGACCATGCCATTGCAATAAATTGAGTGTtgaaataatatacaatatgacTCAGACACTGTGAAAATATTGATTGTGAGTAATCCAAAAGATTATGTTCCTGGATACAGTTTTAATAAAGCTGTGGAAAATggattatatttatttttaggaTTGAAGCACAGAGGATGATAGTGGctttaaacaacacaaatcTAAATAGTGTAACCATAGTATGCCTCTGTTTGgacattgtttttaattaataactTCATTATTGGTCCTTTGCTATTACTGCACATGTCTAATAACTTAACCTGTATCCCAGTGctgatttttctatttttagatGTTAATCTTCCATTCAGTTATACTAATCTTGCAAAGTCCCTTAAGGATCCTCTtagaaaaactaaacaaaacactTAATCGGGGTAAATTATCCATGCCATTGAATATGTAATGAGCAAACTAACAAACCATCTAACAAACTAACccagaaacagaaatatgtaATAATTTGGGGTATTCAACAACGAACATGAGGCAACTTGAGGTCAGTATGTCTCTGAATCTATGTTGTTTGTTCCATCAGAGGAAAATTTGAGGCTTATAGCTACTTAATCCAGCCACATGAAATGGCTCTCTAGAGGAAAGGACTTAGTCTTACATAATCACTCTTGAagcaaaaaatgtcattatttaagGGCAGTGCTAGATATCCTTCTTAAGGCTAATCCTGCTGTGGGAGTTGCATAAACACGAGTGTAAACTCAGACCATTTTCCAAGCACATTCTTTGTTAAATTTCACAGCTTCTCTTGTAACCTCTGCAAACTAACAGTATAGAGACCCTGAAGACAGAGTGCACTGTCACATTTGTCATGTTGGCTCGCTGAAGCCAATCAGGCCCGACAAACAGCTAAGACCACAGCTTCTGATTTTCTCACATggcacaaaggagaaaacaaaagcttttGGTATCTGATGTATTTGGTTCCCTCCACATGAACTAAAAGATGTATTCTtctgacacatttatttattaatcacatacgcaaacacctgcacattgtcatttgacaaaataatttttgttcatttctacCTAAACCAAAGCAAACTTATTCCATTTCATTTCTTATCCTCTGTAGAGCCTCCGTCCTTGGTGTTTACTACCCATCTTATTCTTagaacatttttctgtttcaccACATAATGTAGTTACCAGTATAGCCAGCAAATGTAATAAGTGTCCATTTTCTGATCCATCGCTTATTGCTTTACGAACTTAAGTATAGAGTTTCCAAAACAAGCTTGTTTCATCCAATCGAGTGATCGATCAATATAGAGTGGACAGGGAGAAATCCTCACAATGGTTTTATCAGGGAACCGATGCTTGGCTGGCTCCACCAAAGTACTGATCCAAGCCATTGATctaacacaaagacacacacatacatacacagtctTTGTACATATTGTTCTCCTATCCCCAGCTCTGGAGAGGGGTGTTTTGAAATGCgagaagtgtttgtttttggcgTTATCGACTGAATTTTTTGTGCAGCAGAGACTTAAGACATCTCAGACGATTGTGAAAGTTCAGAGAAAATGTGGGAAAATTCCAGAGACAAGCACGCTCAGGTTGCTTGATTTTACGCAGGTCATTGTTTGTAGACCAGCAGCTCTTGTTGGTGTCAAGTAAGGGAGGAGATTGAGGCGGTGAAAGAGCCATGAAAACCCACAGGTGATGTGGGTGTTGGAAGTGTAGTTGGAAATGCTAAAGACCTTTTCACCTGGGCCtgggtattttttttgtttgtttgtttgtttttttctgcctgtgccctgagaaaaaaaaaaaaccttcaagtCAGCTCTGTGGTTTTGTGGAGTTCTTGTCAGGGACTGCATGTCAGCTCAGTTAAATGTCATAAATctaaatagatagataaataataaataaaaagaatatgtCAACCATTCCAACAAAGTATGACATCATGGGCTCGAAATTGAGTGCAGATTGAATGGTGAACTTGTATAAGAACGTCAGACACATGCTTGAGGATGTTTTGTGCTGAAAAGGAGACCGAAATTGCCGTTGAACATTTTGGCCATGTGACACTCATGAGATAACAGGTGATTAGGGAACCTGTGGCTTTTTAAGGACTTCAAACGCTTCTTTTTTATCTGAATTGTGTTAATCTATGACTGTATTATGTATATTAGATTCAAAATGGGTTCATCGTTAACTCATTTCTACTTCAAGTCAGAAAGTGAAAGAAGTGGCTGGAAAATCTTACACCAATTACTTTGCTGGCACAGATCAAAGTATGACACAGAAAACTGAGCATAATTCTTAGAAGATGTGAAGCTTGAATTCCACTGACATCTTGTTTACTCCATGAGGTTTCCTCTCCACTGTAAAGCCTATTTCTGTAGGATTATTTATGTTgtgtggattaaaaaaaaaaaaaaatcaatgttttctcttttttccacaGCTTTTACCCACAGATCCCCCAAAGAAGCCGGACCCTGTCAACTCAGAGACTGTTGTTTTCTGGGGGTTGCGGCTATGGCAGGTCATCGGCATTTTTTCGGTGTTTGTTTTAGCAGTTGGTGAGTATATCACCATAAATTCATACTGTTTTCATACTGTCTTGAAATATAGACGCTCTCTTAAGAAATCACTGCAGGCTAAAGATGTCTGTGCATACAATTATGGGTCCATTGTGTGATTATTAAGTACAGTGTGATTAGGAGTAAGGAGACAGGAGATGAGGGATCACTTTGAAGTTTCTGGAAGTGAGTCATCCAAGTAACTCTTGGTGATGCTGAACTTGGAAAAAGTGGGTTCAAATACTATGCTGCGTACAAATGAGCAAGTTACACTCTCTGATTTCACTTGAAGATTTTCAAAGGCTGTACTTATGTATTTGCAATCCCACTTGTAATTGCTTTTCTTAATGTGAAACCAAATGTtcaatgtgtgtctgtgaattaCCTGTCCAAGTCTCTCTTCAAAAAGAGATCCCGATAAATGAGActacctgtttaaataaaggattaaataaaagtaatagcTGTAACTGTAATGCGAAGAAAGGAAAAGTCTCACTTTACTTTTCCCAGTCTCtgatcaacaaaacaacaaatcttgGGTCAAAATGCAGAAGTTTCTCAATCCAAACCAACACATTGAGTACAGTCAACGCAGCAAACAGATTTTCTGATTCTGACTACATAAGTGACTTGTTGATCTTTGGCCACAAACCTCAGTTCTTTAGACACATGGGACCAAATTATACATTGtctaatttattcattattattcaaTGATGCCCTCAAGTCGCATTATGTTTGTGTCAAAAAGTCAGAATTGTTGAACTCATTCTTTTAATGATCAAAAAGTTTATAGGTCTTTAGGATCCCAAGATATGTGAAGGTTTTTTTCACAGTATTCAGGTAGCATGTAATAGCCGGTTATTACCACTAGTGATTGTGTTATaactgtgtttgcatttgtgtttggaAAGTGCCGGTCACTGAGCATTACAGTAGTAATCTGCACATGTATATAAACTTGAAATATAATAGGCTATGTTGAAAGACAGCAATAGGttttgaaaatatcacttttggCATCAacgatttaaaaaaacaactatgttCTGAAAAGTTTTTACAAGCTTACAGTTTACGTATAGTTCAGTCTGTTTTACATAAGTAACAGGCCTGTATGCATTTAAGGGttaaaacatccaaacacaTCATCATCTAGTAAATGACATTGTAATGAATAACGtgtctattaaaaaaaaactctccttACTCTCTCTCTAGTTATCACTCTGTGCTGTATATTCAAATGTCGAATCCCAAGAACAAAGAAGGAAATAGAGGCACGGCATGCACAGAGACAGGCCGCCAAGAAATACGCCAACACATTAGAGACAGTGCCACCTCTGAACGAACTGACTGAGATCCCAGGATGTAAGTACTTCTCGCTGATACCTTTCCAATATTTATATGACTATATTAAATTGGTAATATCCACTAATGTACACAATGGTCTCTACTCTGATATCGACTGTGGTGCTTTCCTGCATGTTCTGCTCATTCTCTCTTGTGTCACAGCTTCTTCAAATTCTCCGCACAGGTCAACTTCAAATACTGGTGGCTCCAaatgagaaaatggaaaataaatatttgaaaactgTTTGAACTTTAACACAGTGAATTCGTGTGACGTCAATAAACTGCACAGAGTACAGTAAGCCCCCTTGGACCAGTCTTGTGATTGCTTTATACAAAGGCACACCCAGAAGATCTCAAAATTAGGAGGAATAACTTTCTGGTCCAGCTTTCTGCAGCACTACAGTTTGGTTTTTGGTCTCTATCTATGGGCAGAGAAGTGTATTTAATACCagaatttcatttttgtcaaatcTACAGGGTCTTACAAGACTTTTCACTGTTGTGGTTCCACTTTATGATCAAGGCCAAGAGGACAGCTGCCTTTTATatctatataaataatatatatataataaatctatatatataatatctatACTTACATTATTTCTAAGGCAGCTTTAATTTCTTAGATTGTTGCTGTCTCTCCTTGTCACCTCACAAAACTCACTGCACTCTATTCAAttcttctgctctgttttatgCTGTTATACTTATCTGCaaatcttctcttctcttctcttctcttctcttctcttctcttctcttctcctctcctctcctctcttctcttctcttctcttctcttctcttctcctctcctctcctctcctctcctctcttctcttctcttctcttctcttctcctctcctctcctctcctctcttctcttctcttctcttctcttctcttctcctctcctctcctctcctctcctctcctctcctctcttctcttctcttctcttctcttctcttctcttctcttctcctctcctctcctctcctctcctctcctctcttctcttctcttctcttctcttctcttctcttctcctctcctctcttctcttctcttctcttctcttctcttctcttctcttctcttctcttctcctctcctctcttctcttctcttctcttctcttctcttctcttctcttctcttctcttctcttctcttctcttctcttctcctttttcttccagCTACCCCAGATGCCTCTGCGGTACAGACAGTCTCTGAACAGGTCCAAACTCAAAGTGCTAACAACAGCCAGCTTTCAGGAGTTAGGGTCAGCGAGGAGCACTCCAGCTCCCTCACTTTGCCAGAGATGGGATGACTTTTTCTTTTCGTCTACACTTATCTTCCTTCAGACACTCCTCTTGACTTCAAAAACATAGTGTATACATTCACAGCCACTCTGAAAGTCCACTTCCTGCATCTATTGACCCTCTGTCCTGCAGTTAGTGAGGCAGCAGTTCATTTTGTCTTCCTCAAATCTTATTGCTGTAAGTGGAATTCAAAAACATTCATCTCTCATTCAACTGCTGAGCACATCTCTTTTGACatatatggcaaaaaaaaagaactggaTTTGAATTTAATCAAAGAATTTGCTCCATAGTCTCGATGTAGTGCAGCAGTAACTCTGTGTCGTAGAAAATTGAACTTTTACTGTGGCTACAAAATACAGATTGTACTATTTTTGCACACATGATTTCTTTGGGGCAGCTGGACTTTTGTATCTTGCTAGGCTTTCTTCTTGCTTAAAGCctggatgtttttaaaatactgtAGGTGCTTAATGCGTATTTGCATGAAAATGTGGGAGAACAGGACTTATGATAACTTTGTGAATTTTCTGAGGCACAGAAAATTGGTATTACAGTCACCAATGAAAATAGTAATGCATGTAGTATGTCTCACTTCAAATGTTTGtgctctgtgtttgtctctttcccTACCTGTCTGTTTGCCTTGCTAAGATTAGCTTTGAATAAACCAAATCATTTACACTGACCTCTGCAAGTGTAAATGGAATATGATCACTGATGTCAACACTGGTCTCATCTGTGATTAAatattcttgttttcttctttctctcaggAATTTGGTGTGATCGGTCTTGTGTGTATCTAAACCATTGTAGTTACTTAGTTGTGGCTTTTTCAGGGTAAGAGCAGTGACACATATAGAGACTGACATCTGTCTTGTCTTGTTCCTCTTGTGGATATATTATGcatttgtgcacacaaatacattaaatgGTTATTGTGTCATTATTATGGAAGAAAAGGCATTGAGCTGTCAATATGTTTTTCCAGCATGATAACTGTGTCAAATAACATCTGCGttaaagggggaaaaaacacattacatcacATGATAAACCTACTGTGGCAAGAACAGCCATATCTCAAGTGTCATCACGGAGAGTTGATCTAATATGCACTGGAGTAAATCCTCCTTCGTGACTATAGAACTAACTAGTCAACTGCATGGCCGGGAGAGGGGCTGAGGGGGAGGTTCACTGACTGCAGCCATTATAAAGACTGAGGATGATCAGCTGCTCTCAACCGTGAACTCCAAACAAACCGTACTGTAATGTTTACTACTGGATTAACTCAGAGAGGGACAACATAAACATGCATGCAAATATGCAAATTGCATTTGCAGCCTTTGTGCAGTGATTATGACATGTCATAAtgaaatatgcaatatctgcaaAATCAAATAACCACACTGAGAGAATAGGGAGTGAATTTAGTGGCATAGAATTTAAAGCAGTAAAACTAtaacaaagataaaataaaattcagaagCAGagctttctttttaaaatgaaaaatgtaaatgttcttCCAGTGCAATCAGTAAAAACAACACCAAATATAATTTAGCAGGTAATTAAAAGTTACAAATGAGGGTCAAGAAATCCCCACTCTTATCTTTTGGATGTGTGCATGAATATATTTTCCACACATAACGGAAGCTTGTCAAATTTGTTTATGCATTTGCAGAAAAATATAGTGTATGTTGTGCATAAATAAAGAGtcagttagtttttttttttgaagatgtcTGACATTCTCCATTGAGAatttctctctgcctccattTACACATACATACCGAGCTGTTAAAACCATCTGGGACAAAATATGAGAAAAGAAAGTGGTGAGCCTTTCCAGTTTCACAGCCAATATCTGTTGCAAACACATTGAGACAAACAGAAGGAAAGAACAAACAGCTGCCACTCTGTCAGTCTCTATCATCCATTTCTCTTCGTCTCCCTTACAAGCACTCTCACAAACATTAAACAATAATACAGGGACTGGAGAGGCAGAGTTGTGAATCAAACCCTCCTATTCGCCGCCCTCACTTATCTATCAACTCTCACTAGACCTGCTGCTTCTACAGTGCAGAGTCCATAATTCCAAGCagctgaaaaagaagaaattctCAGTGTCGCCAAACAGTTGCAGCTGTTGTTTTAAcaactcaaacacatttttacacatctgCCGCCTATAGCTCTGAAAGGGTAGTGAGGAAAAGGTCGTTTGAGGTTCAGAGCACACCGACTGATGAGTGACGGACTTGCGAAAAGGAATTTGGTCCGGTTACAAGTCTCGCTCTGTTCCTCAGGATGAGGAAACAAAATCATTCCAAAAAAAACAGGCATTATTTGGGATATTAGTGAGACAGTTTCTGGCAAGCAAAATAACATCACGCCTCAGATTTACAATTCTGACAATGAATTATATTGCCCCAGTCACATtgaactgtgattttttttaaatgtcacaatgCCAAAATGCACTGCGCCCTCAGGTTTTATCAAAAAAATGGTACCAGCTTTATCTGAGctgattttttgacatttagggATAGTGTGAAGGTCAGGGCCTTTTGTAGAAGGTGACGTTAACCTTTTGTAATTCCACTGCCATACGCAATATAGTATGTAAACACCAATAGTTTTCTTGAAAGAAGTATTCAACTAAAAGTCCTGTATTCCAAATACTACTTGAGTAGAGAAGCATAGCAAAATGcactttaagtatcaaaagtaaaagtgcttgttctgcagaaaaatggccCCTACGCCTGATATATTGTtgtatatgacattattagattgttaatTTAACTACTTTCTATACTCTTTGGTAGTTTAGTACAGTGGTTCTCAATCTATGGGTTGGAACCCCCTCCAAAGGGCCACAAGATaaatctgtattcattttttggacttttcacATCTAGACTTTTTGTGAAATAGTGGATAATATAAAGATATCTCTTTGGGCCTTGAActtaaatgaaaccatgtgaagTTTAAAGGGGAACCCACTCTTGCTAATAACTCAGACATCTGAAGCATAACAATCAGCCACAGTTAGACAAAAGGTggttttttcaatatttattgtgttttataaacTGGTCACATATAACTAGttactatagctgtcaaataaacgtAGTAAagaaaaagtgcaatatttcctgctgaaatgtagtggagtacaagtataaagtagcataaaatgtaaatatgtgtgtaaaatacTGATGCATCATCTCCAAGTTTTGTCAAAAGCAGACTGGCATGTGAAGTAGCAAGAAGTAAAGAGGCAAGAGAAAAGAGCTTATGAGTGAAGGAGAAATTCATGAGAATAAGAGCATAAGTTATTTTCAGAATTCAGTCGAAATACAAAGAAATCTATTCACAAACATCTGGTTGGTTGATTATTTTAAGTCAGCTGGATTCACCAGTCATAgcaacttttgacatttggttCGTGTTTGTCATTTGGTTTCTTGGCCTTCGTTTGTGTATCTAGTGTCTCTGCAGCATTTGGGGAAAATGTTTGCCTTGCtactgaaaaaataatacaaaaagaaagcaaaaaaaaaaaaaagctataaagCTCCATTTGGCCTTGACTACAGTCTTTCCTTTGAGCAATTTTCACAGTCTTTAAACAATAGTTGCTGGAGTGTAAAATCACTCCAATTTTTCTTCTAGATCTATATCACGGTCAGGTGTAATTTGTTAAATCTTGCCTGAGGCTGTTACATGTTTTTGGGGATCTGTTGGGCCCTGTTAGCTTTGTGTCAGCTATT of Thunnus thynnus chromosome 12, fThuThy2.1, whole genome shotgun sequence contains these proteins:
- the tmie gene encoding transmembrane inner ear expressed protein, whose product is MVGDQPICPPQLLLRGWGAVLLSQCLSSVFSQIPDPELLPTDPPKKPDPVNSETVVFWGLRLWQVIGIFSVFVLAVVITLCCIFKCRIPRTKKEIEARHAQRQAAKKYANTLETVPPLNELTEIPGSAKAEENEEVTTVSGKVDADKGEKKTKEGKKEGKGAKEGKGDEKDASTKKKGEKGASDKEGGEGKGKKSGEKGDKGEKEEKGEKGGKGGAKGGAKKAQK